A DNA window from Myripristis murdjan chromosome 19, fMyrMur1.1, whole genome shotgun sequence contains the following coding sequences:
- the pvalb9 gene encoding parvalbumin 9, with amino-acid sequence MSLTSILSAEAIDKALKECQAPESFDHKKFFQSCGLSSKTAQEVKEVFRILDDDNSGYIEEAEFKFFLQRFKPDARILTDKEAKSLISAADNDSDGKIGAEEFQSMVLS; translated from the exons ATGTCACTCACTTCTATCCTTTCGGCTGAGGCCATTGACAAAGCTCTCAAGGAGTGTCAAG cTCCTGAATCATTCGATCACAAGAAGTTTTTCCAGTCGTGTGGTCTGTCCTCAAAGACGGCCCAGGAGGTCAAAGAGGTCTTCCGGATCCTCGATGACGACAACAGCGGGTACATCGAGGAGGCCGAGTTCAA GTTCTTCTTGCAGCGGTTCAAGCCTGATGCGCGGATACTGACTGACAAAGAGGCTAAAAGCCTCATCTCAGCAGCTGATAATGACAGCGATGGCAAGATCGGAGCAGAGG AATTCCAGAGTATGGTTCTGTCCTGA